In Anaerolineae bacterium, a single genomic region encodes these proteins:
- a CDS encoding heavy metal translocating P-type ATPase: MNEKKHQHHQHPPESHEDMDMGEAHGQHASHAAATMPHDMGGKHGQSGGHGGHEAAGHAGGHGGHEGHGVDHSGHEAMFRTRFWGSLLLSIPVLVYSPLVQRVFGFTAPPFPGSQWISFAFSLIVFAYGGIPFLQMAVPEFKSRRPGMMSLISLAISVALVYSLIAQVTGFGEGFFWELVTLIDVMLLGHWMEMRSIRQASGALDELAKLMPDTAERLLPDGSTETVPVTALRVGDIVLVRPGASIPADGEVVEGRSSVNESMLTGESRPVRKEPGSKVIAGTINGEGSLRVRVSAVGEQTALAGIMRLVEQAQQSKSRTQVLADRAAGWLFYIALGTAIITAVVWTLAVGFDVDVLKRVVTVLVIACPHALGLAVPLVVAITTAMGARNGILIRDRLALEASREIDVVVFDKTGTLTEGKFGVVGIALADANDDENEALALAAAVEGDSEHLIAQAVRRAAEERQLVLTEVKDFEAIKGRGVRATVDGRTVHVGGPRLLEMLGITLSGPIAEFTRQAGEKGQSVIYLVDDGRLRAAFAVADVIRPESHEAVRKLHEMGVEVAMLTGDSRAVAEAVAKELGINMVFAEVLPEDKDKKVAELQAQGKRVAMVGDGVNDAPALTRADVGIAIGGGTDVAIESAGIILVRSNPLDVVKIIALSRASYRKMVQNLWWAAGYNIVALPLAAGVLAPVGIDLSPAVGALLMSMSTVVVAINAQLLRRATL, encoded by the coding sequence ATGAATGAGAAGAAACACCAGCACCATCAGCATCCACCTGAGTCCCATGAGGACATGGACATGGGAGAAGCCCACGGGCAGCATGCGTCCCACGCTGCTGCGACCATGCCTCACGACATGGGTGGGAAGCATGGTCAGAGCGGAGGTCACGGCGGCCATGAGGCGGCTGGCCATGCCGGAGGGCATGGCGGTCACGAAGGACATGGAGTGGATCACAGCGGCCACGAAGCCATGTTCCGCACCCGGTTTTGGGGCAGTTTGCTGCTCAGCATTCCGGTTTTGGTCTACAGCCCGCTGGTGCAGCGCGTCTTTGGTTTCACCGCTCCGCCATTTCCGGGTAGTCAATGGATTTCCTTCGCGTTCTCGCTGATCGTTTTTGCCTACGGTGGGATCCCCTTCCTGCAAATGGCGGTGCCGGAGTTCAAGTCCCGCCGCCCGGGGATGATGAGCCTGATTTCCCTGGCCATCTCGGTGGCCCTGGTGTACAGCCTGATTGCCCAGGTCACGGGGTTCGGCGAAGGGTTCTTCTGGGAACTGGTCACGCTGATCGATGTGATGCTGCTGGGCCATTGGATGGAAATGCGCAGCATCCGCCAGGCCTCGGGCGCGTTAGACGAGTTGGCCAAACTGATGCCCGACACGGCCGAGCGGCTGTTGCCCGATGGCAGCACGGAGACGGTGCCGGTGACCGCCCTGCGGGTGGGGGATATTGTGCTCGTGCGGCCGGGCGCCAGCATCCCGGCCGACGGTGAGGTCGTCGAGGGGCGGTCCAGTGTCAATGAATCGATGTTGACCGGCGAGTCGCGCCCGGTGCGGAAGGAGCCCGGCAGCAAGGTCATTGCCGGGACCATCAACGGTGAGGGGAGCCTGCGGGTGCGCGTGAGCGCTGTGGGTGAGCAAACCGCTCTGGCAGGCATCATGCGCCTGGTTGAGCAGGCCCAGCAATCCAAATCGCGCACTCAGGTTCTGGCCGATCGGGCGGCGGGTTGGCTTTTCTACATCGCCTTGGGGACAGCCATCATCACCGCGGTGGTGTGGACGCTGGCCGTGGGCTTTGATGTGGATGTGCTCAAGCGGGTGGTCACCGTGTTGGTCATCGCCTGCCCCCATGCGTTGGGGTTGGCTGTGCCGCTGGTAGTAGCCATCACCACGGCCATGGGCGCCCGCAACGGCATCCTTATCCGTGACCGTCTGGCTCTGGAGGCCTCGCGCGAGATCGATGTGGTGGTCTTCGATAAGACCGGCACGCTGACCGAAGGAAAGTTTGGCGTGGTCGGCATCGCTTTGGCCGATGCCAACGACGACGAAAACGAGGCGCTGGCCCTGGCCGCGGCGGTGGAAGGCGACTCTGAGCACCTTATCGCTCAGGCGGTGCGCCGGGCGGCAGAGGAGCGCCAGTTGGTTTTGACCGAGGTGAAGGATTTCGAGGCCATCAAGGGACGCGGGGTACGCGCCACGGTGGACGGGCGCACGGTGCATGTAGGCGGCCCGCGCCTGTTGGAGATGCTGGGCATCACCCTGAGCGGCCCTATCGCCGAGTTCACCCGCCAGGCAGGCGAGAAAGGTCAGTCGGTCATTTACCTGGTGGACGATGGGCGACTGCGAGCGGCTTTTGCCGTGGCGGATGTGATCCGTCCTGAAAGCCACGAGGCCGTGCGCAAGTTGCACGAGATGGGGGTCGAGGTGGCCATGCTCACTGGCGATAGCCGTGCCGTGGCCGAGGCTGTGGCCAAGGAGCTGGGTATCAACATGGTGTTCGCCGAGGTGCTGCCCGAGGATAAAGACAAGAAAGTGGCCGAACTCCAGGCCCAGGGCAAACGGGTGGCCATGGTGGGCGACGGCGTGAACGACGCCCCGGCTTTGACCCGCGCCGATGTGGGCATCGCCATTGGTGGCGGCACTGATGTGGCCATCGAGTCGGCGGGCATCATCCTGGTGCGCAGTAACCCCCTGGATGTGGTGAAGATCATCGCGCTTAGTCGCGCCAGTTATCGCAAGATGGTTCAGAACCTTTGGTGGGCGGCGGGTTACAACATCGTGGCGTTGCCCCTGGCCGCGGGCGTGCTGGCCCCCGTGGGTATTGACCTTTCCCCGGCGGTGGGCGCGTTACTCATGTCCATGAGCACCGTAGTCGTGGCCATCAACGCACAACTCTTGCGCCGGGCCACTCTCTAG
- a CDS encoding DUF302 domain-containing protein, whose protein sequence is MAFTVILSTSFDEALERVTTALKGEGFGVLASVDIQETLKKKLDVDVRPYHILGACNPSLAHRALEADARVGLLLPCNVTLEGMGDGTVRVSFLNPEVALTVGDLAENAEVHAIAAEARQRMERAARALAEQGA, encoded by the coding sequence ATGGCTTTTACAGTCATCCTTTCGACTTCGTTCGACGAAGCCCTTGAACGAGTCACCACGGCGCTCAAAGGTGAGGGCTTTGGCGTTCTGGCCAGCGTGGATATCCAGGAGACGCTCAAGAAGAAACTGGATGTGGATGTGCGTCCTTACCACATCCTTGGCGCGTGCAATCCATCGCTGGCGCACCGGGCGTTGGAAGCCGACGCGCGGGTAGGGCTGTTGTTGCCCTGCAATGTGACCCTTGAAGGGATGGGAGATGGGACGGTGCGGGTGTCCTTCCTGAACCCAGAGGTGGCCCTTACCGTGGGCGATCTGGCCGAGAACGCCGAGGTGCACGCCATCGCGGCTGAGGCTCGCCAGCGCATGGAACGGGCGGCCCGGGCTTTGGCCGAGCAAGGGGCATGA
- a CDS encoding HAMP domain-containing protein, with amino-acid sequence MSPVRRGTLPLPGVRWRGLTIQLFATLILPVTGLLVAVGAAYWHQQAMRSLVGERDQRATASLARALEEQLAHRASVLQGLALRLADGVAPERALASSSYLERDFDAGLAVVSAEGALLGGLPDIDWWQTLLREAGSSWWREAFSDVYQAPDGTWVMLVAATADDQKWAVGAFRPATLAQQTLSAALPVGDTLRVRLLDRLGRPLFTIPGDNNHVAQHPEVAEALRGERGVTYIKGADGEHVVAFSPVHPVGWALVVEESWEAVASPWLHTTQLAPLLLAPLLLLALVGLWFGARKVVEPLQQLEARAAAMAWGDYDVLAEPVGGIEEIQRLQRALHHMARKVQRAHESLRGYIGAITAGQEEERRRLARELHDDTLQSLIALQQRIQLAQLRLEQPEAQQALGELQRLVEQTIRDLRRVIHDLRPLYLEDLGLVPALEMLAQEIQEQRPGLQVEVVQQGPVRRLDPMQELALYRIVQEALSNMVRHARAAWAQVVLRFEDDKVYLEVRDNGQGFRVPESPAEFAHQGHYGLLGMHERAELMGATLTLHASPGQGTVVRLVLPLQGTDSS; translated from the coding sequence ATGAGCCCTGTTCGTCGGGGGACCTTGCCCTTGCCTGGAGTGCGGTGGCGAGGGTTGACCATTCAACTCTTCGCTACGCTGATTTTACCGGTGACCGGATTGCTGGTGGCCGTGGGAGCGGCCTACTGGCATCAGCAGGCCATGCGCAGCCTGGTCGGTGAGCGGGATCAACGGGCCACCGCCTCGCTGGCCCGGGCGCTGGAGGAGCAACTGGCCCACCGCGCCTCGGTTTTGCAGGGGCTGGCCCTGCGGTTGGCGGATGGGGTGGCACCAGAGCGCGCCCTGGCGAGTTCCTCGTATCTGGAGCGAGATTTCGACGCCGGGTTGGCCGTGGTGAGCGCCGAAGGTGCCTTGCTGGGCGGGCTGCCCGACATCGATTGGTGGCAGACGCTTCTGAGAGAGGCAGGAAGTTCCTGGTGGCGTGAGGCTTTTTCGGATGTTTACCAGGCACCTGATGGAACCTGGGTCATGCTGGTCGCGGCCACCGCCGACGACCAAAAGTGGGCAGTGGGCGCCTTTCGTCCGGCCACCCTGGCGCAGCAAACCCTGAGCGCGGCGCTCCCCGTGGGCGATACACTGCGGGTGCGGTTGCTGGACCGCCTTGGTCGGCCCCTGTTTACCATCCCCGGAGACAACAACCACGTGGCACAACATCCAGAGGTCGCGGAAGCCCTGCGCGGCGAGCGCGGGGTGACCTATATCAAAGGGGCCGATGGGGAGCATGTGGTGGCCTTTAGCCCTGTTCATCCGGTGGGCTGGGCTCTGGTGGTGGAGGAGTCGTGGGAGGCGGTGGCCAGCCCCTGGCTGCACACCACGCAACTGGCGCCGTTGTTGCTGGCCCCTTTGCTCTTGCTGGCGCTGGTGGGCCTTTGGTTTGGCGCTCGTAAGGTGGTGGAGCCGTTGCAGCAACTGGAAGCCCGGGCGGCGGCCATGGCCTGGGGGGATTACGATGTCCTGGCAGAGCCGGTGGGGGGCATTGAGGAGATTCAGCGTCTGCAGCGGGCGTTGCATCACATGGCCCGCAAGGTGCAGCGCGCCCACGAGAGCTTGAGGGGCTACATCGGCGCGATCACCGCGGGCCAGGAAGAAGAACGCCGCCGTCTGGCGCGCGAATTGCACGATGACACCTTGCAATCCCTTATTGCGTTGCAGCAACGTATCCAGTTGGCGCAATTGCGTTTGGAGCAACCTGAAGCGCAACAGGCGTTGGGTGAGTTGCAAAGGCTGGTGGAACAGACCATCCGTGATTTGCGCCGCGTGATCCATGACCTGCGACCGTTGTACCTGGAGGATTTGGGGCTGGTGCCGGCTTTGGAGATGCTTGCCCAGGAAATTCAGGAGCAGCGGCCCGGTTTGCAGGTGGAGGTGGTGCAGCAAGGGCCGGTGCGGCGGTTAGACCCGATGCAGGAACTGGCGCTTTACCGCATTGTGCAAGAGGCGCTAAGCAATATGGTGCGTCATGCCCGTGCGGCCTGGGCGCAGGTGGTGTTGCGGTTTGAGGATGATAAGGTTTATTTAGAGGTGCGCGACAACGGCCAGGGCTTCCGGGTGCCTGAGAGCCCGGCCGAGTTTGCCCATCAAGGGCATTATGGCCTCCTGGGAATGCATGAGCGGGCCGAACTCATGGGTGCCACGCTGACCCTGCACGCCAGCCCGGGGCAGGGTACGGTGGTGCGGCTGGTGTTGCCGCTCCAGGGTACGGATTCTTCCTGA
- a CDS encoding methyltransferase domain-containing protein codes for MEALPFSAGAFELVFLGHALHETDDLPATLAELARCARWRVAALEWPYREEPQGPPLAHRLRPEQVTAAAVSLGFARRETLPLAHMVLYHLTRARPA; via the coding sequence ATGGAGGCGTTGCCTTTTTCCGCCGGGGCTTTCGAGCTGGTCTTTTTGGGCCATGCCCTGCACGAGACGGACGACCTGCCCGCTACCCTGGCTGAGTTGGCCCGTTGCGCCCGCTGGCGGGTGGCCGCGCTGGAGTGGCCCTATCGGGAGGAACCCCAGGGCCCGCCCCTGGCGCATCGCCTGCGCCCCGAACAGGTGACCGCGGCGGCCGTGAGCCTGGGTTTCGCCCGCCGCGAGACCCTGCCCCTGGCTCACATGGTGCTGTACCATCTGACCAGGGCGCGCCCGGCGTGA
- a CDS encoding multicopper oxidase domain-containing protein, which yields MFTVSVDREERVKMTLPQRLTTIPRYRETDAVNAPSPRTFTLDMTMRRGWTINGRTFEMTAVADDEKVRLGDLEVWSFINQGGRGGMGMGMGMGGMSQPHPMHVHGLQFQVLRRQVEPAWQSLWDTLGPGFVDEGWHDTVLVMPGERVDILLRFTDFEGWYLYHCHILEHEDMGMMRNYRVVAS from the coding sequence GTGTTCACCGTGTCGGTGGACCGTGAAGAGCGGGTGAAGATGACCCTGCCGCAGCGCTTGACCACCATCCCGCGCTACCGTGAGACCGATGCGGTCAACGCCCCTTCCCCGCGCACCTTTACCCTGGACATGACCATGAGGCGCGGCTGGACCATCAACGGTCGCACTTTTGAGATGACCGCTGTGGCAGACGATGAGAAAGTGCGCCTGGGTGACCTAGAAGTGTGGTCCTTCATCAACCAGGGCGGTAGGGGTGGTATGGGTATGGGGATGGGGATGGGTGGCATGAGCCAGCCACATCCCATGCACGTCCACGGCTTGCAGTTTCAGGTTCTGCGTCGCCAGGTGGAGCCGGCCTGGCAGAGCCTCTGGGACACGTTGGGCCCGGGCTTTGTCGATGAAGGCTGGCACGACACGGTGCTCGTCATGCCCGGCGAGCGGGTGGATATCCTGCTGCGTTTCACCGACTTCGAGGGATGGTACCTCTATCACTGCCACATTCTGGAACACGAAGACATGGGCATGATGCGTAACTACCGCGTGGTGGCCTCATAG
- a CDS encoding rhodanese-like domain-containing protein — MPERRHERHCARTLVQMGYTNVWNLDGGMNAWRQAGLPLEATP; from the coding sequence TTGCCGGAGCGGCGCCATGAGCGCCATTGCGCCCGTACGCTGGTTCAGATGGGGTACACCAATGTGTGGAACCTTGATGGTGGGATGAATGCCTGGCGCCAGGCGGGGCTCCCCCTGGAGGCCACGCCCTGA
- a CDS encoding GAF domain-containing protein, whose translation MFRSIRVALGLLFGSFVLLVTVTVAATFAVFLDMHSALLCDSEHCGPTCHGCQILDPGFRVSHLVAPLQVRERIIGTLCVGSSAQRQFDAEDVDLLTRLANSKAHGPHPWPPAFHRATP comes from the coding sequence ATGTTTCGCAGCATTCGTGTGGCGTTGGGCTTGCTCTTTGGGTCGTTCGTGCTGCTGGTCACTGTCACCGTAGCGGCCACCTTTGCCGTCTTTCTGGACATGCACTCGGCCTTGCTGTGCGACTCCGAGCATTGCGGTCCCACTTGTCACGGCTGCCAGATTCTGGATCCCGGGTTCCGCGTCAGCCATCTGGTGGCGCCGTTGCAGGTGCGCGAGCGGATCATCGGCACCCTGTGTGTGGGTTCCTCGGCGCAGCGGCAGTTCGATGCTGAGGATGTGGACCTGCTCACCCGGTTGGCCAATTCGAAAGCCCATGGGCCACATCCATGGCCACCAGCTTTTCATCGGGCCACCCCTTGA
- a CDS encoding multicopper oxidase domain-containing protein: MEIALRAVVDEVPILSGKPTKVWRFQGEVLNGPAEALQTLPDTYLGPVFRLRKGQRVRVHFSHELSEVSIVHWHGLHVAEVNDGHPRYAIGKGETYTYDFVVLDRAATYWFHPHPHGRTGPQVYHGMAGLFLVSDDEEETLGLPSGAYDVPLVIQDRRFDAQNQLVYLTNGMMDQMVGFLGDRILVNGQPDFTLSVATRPYRLRLLNGSNARIYKLAWEDGTPLTVIGTDGGLLEQPVEKAFVTLASAQRVELWVDFSRYPVGTKLRLLSQPHGAPGGMRSVSRCSPCRWTVKSG, from the coding sequence GTGGAAATTGCCCTGAGGGCCGTGGTGGACGAAGTCCCGATTTTGTCGGGTAAGCCGACGAAGGTCTGGCGGTTCCAGGGAGAGGTTCTCAACGGCCCGGCCGAGGCGCTGCAGACCCTGCCCGACACCTACTTGGGGCCTGTCTTTCGCTTGCGCAAGGGCCAGCGGGTGCGCGTACACTTCAGCCATGAACTTTCCGAGGTGTCCATCGTCCACTGGCACGGTCTGCATGTGGCCGAGGTCAACGACGGTCACCCGCGGTATGCCATTGGCAAGGGGGAGACCTACACCTATGACTTTGTGGTGCTGGACCGGGCGGCCACCTATTGGTTCCACCCGCATCCGCATGGCCGCACTGGCCCCCAGGTGTACCACGGCATGGCCGGGTTGTTCCTGGTGAGCGACGATGAAGAAGAAACCTTGGGCCTGCCTTCCGGAGCGTATGATGTGCCGCTGGTCATTCAGGATCGACGCTTTGATGCGCAAAACCAGTTGGTGTACCTGACTAACGGCATGATGGATCAAATGGTGGGCTTCCTGGGCGATCGCATTCTGGTCAACGGGCAGCCGGACTTTACTCTCTCGGTGGCCACGCGACCCTATCGCCTGCGTCTGCTCAACGGCTCCAACGCGCGGATTTACAAACTGGCCTGGGAGGATGGTACGCCTTTGACGGTCATTGGCACCGATGGCGGTCTTCTGGAGCAACCGGTGGAAAAGGCCTTCGTCACGCTGGCTTCGGCGCAGCGGGTGGAGTTGTGGGTGGACTTTTCCAGGTACCCCGTGGGCACGAAGTTGCGTTTGCTCAGCCAACCCCATGGCGCGCCAGGGGGGATGAGGTCAGTTTCCCGGTGTTCACCGTGTCGGTGGACCGTGAAGAGCGGGTGA
- a CDS encoding DUF2085 domain-containing protein, with protein sequence MFLPWLAPGFMKWGWTLPACWIYGFYALVCHQLSQRSFFLFGLKLMYSLPEIQVAWSDRMVLCTPASDFLFAWLWWPLRRKWRPLLGWVFVVFLAPLALDGTTHLLSDLILGVGLEFRYTNAWLVKLTNGAFPATFYTGDALGSFNSWMRLVSGLLFGLGVVG encoded by the coding sequence GTGTTTCTTCCCTGGCTGGCACCGGGGTTCATGAAATGGGGGTGGACGCTGCCTGCCTGCTGGATATATGGGTTTTACGCCCTGGTGTGTCATCAATTGTCCCAGCGCTCCTTCTTTTTATTCGGGCTCAAACTGATGTACTCCTTGCCGGAAATCCAGGTGGCCTGGTCGGATCGGATGGTTTTATGTACACCAGCCTCTGACTTTCTTTTTGCCTGGCTTTGGTGGCCTTTGCGGCGCAAGTGGCGCCCTCTATTGGGTTGGGTTTTTGTGGTTTTCCTGGCACCATTGGCTCTGGACGGCACAACGCATCTGCTGAGCGATCTGATCTTGGGGGTGGGCCTGGAGTTTCGTTACACTAACGCCTGGCTGGTGAAGTTGACGAATGGGGCCTTTCCTGCTACCTTTTATACAGGTGATGCGCTGGGGTCCTTTAACTCCTGGATGCGCCTGGTCAGCGGCTTGCTGTTCGGTTTGGGCGTTGTGGGGTGA
- a CDS encoding methyltransferase domain-containing protein: MNEKRFHGSPEFLRNPQRLALLEVDRVVRLSLEGLPVRRVLDVGTGSGVFVEAFARQGLTVVGLDVAEGMLKAARAGKCAARLSCRR; encoded by the coding sequence ATGAACGAGAAACGTTTTCACGGTTCCCCTGAATTTTTGCGCAACCCCCAACGCCTGGCCTTGCTGGAAGTGGACCGTGTGGTGCGCCTCAGCCTGGAAGGGCTTCCCGTCCGCCGCGTGCTGGATGTGGGCACCGGCAGCGGGGTGTTCGTCGAAGCCTTTGCCCGCCAAGGCCTGACTGTGGTCGGCCTCGATGTGGCGGAAGGAATGCTCAAAGCGGCCCGCGCCGGCAAGTGCGCGGCGCGGCTTTCCTGCAGGCGTTGA
- the ilvD gene encoding dihydroxy-acid dehydratase, whose product MRSDRVKKGFDRAPHRSLLRATGAIHDRADFDKPFIAVVNSYADIVPGHVHLNEFAQQVKQAIREAGGVPFEFNVIAVDDGIAMGHEGMKFSLPSRELIADSVETMIQAHAFDGMVLIPNCDKIVPGMVMAALRLDLPAIVVSGGPMPAGRTPEGQVVDLISVFEGVGAYQAGRIDADQLEQLETYACPSCGSCSGLFTANSMNTLLEVLGLALPFNGTALACTPEREALARRAGQRILDLVRENLTPRQIVTHEAIDDAFVLDMALGGSTNTVLHTLALAHEAGIAYDLHRINAVADRVPHLVKLSPSGPWHMEDLHRAGGVPAVLAQLHAAGLLHADRPTVAGGTLAEQIRDAVVQDDRVIRPLDDPHAPTGGLAVLFGNLAPNGAVIKTGAVAPHIRRHTGPARIYESQDDAMHGILAGEVQPGEVVVIRYEGPRGGPGMQEMLAPTSAIAGMGLGEQVALITDGRFSGGTRGLSVGHISPEAAARGPIAALQPGDIITIDLDARRIEVHLSDEDIARRLAALPPFTPRTRSKWLRRYAHFVTSADQGAVLHEPNGR is encoded by the coding sequence ATGCGCTCCGACCGCGTCAAAAAAGGCTTCGACCGCGCACCCCACCGCTCTTTGCTCCGCGCCACCGGCGCCATCCACGACCGGGCTGATTTCGATAAACCCTTCATCGCTGTGGTCAACTCCTATGCTGATATTGTCCCCGGACATGTGCACTTGAACGAGTTTGCCCAACAGGTCAAGCAGGCCATCCGCGAGGCTGGCGGTGTGCCCTTCGAGTTCAATGTCATCGCCGTGGACGACGGCATCGCCATGGGCCACGAAGGCATGAAGTTCAGTCTGCCTTCCCGCGAACTCATCGCCGACAGCGTGGAGACCATGATCCAAGCCCACGCCTTTGACGGCATGGTGCTCATTCCCAATTGCGACAAAATCGTCCCCGGCATGGTCATGGCCGCGCTGCGTCTGGACCTGCCCGCCATTGTGGTCTCCGGCGGCCCCATGCCTGCCGGGCGCACCCCTGAGGGCCAGGTGGTGGATCTCATCTCGGTCTTTGAGGGCGTAGGTGCTTATCAGGCCGGGCGCATCGATGCCGACCAACTGGAGCAGTTGGAAACCTACGCCTGCCCCTCCTGTGGTTCCTGTTCAGGCTTGTTTACGGCCAACTCGATGAACACCCTCCTCGAGGTTCTCGGTCTGGCCCTGCCCTTCAACGGCACCGCATTGGCCTGCACCCCCGAACGCGAAGCCCTGGCCCGGCGGGCCGGTCAGCGCATCCTGGACCTGGTGCGTGAAAACCTGACCCCCCGCCAGATCGTGACCCACGAGGCTATCGACGACGCCTTCGTTTTGGACATGGCGTTAGGAGGCAGCACGAACACCGTGCTCCACACCCTGGCCCTGGCCCACGAGGCCGGCATCGCCTACGACCTGCACCGCATCAACGCCGTGGCCGACCGCGTGCCCCACCTGGTCAAACTGAGCCCATCCGGCCCCTGGCACATGGAGGACCTGCACCGCGCCGGGGGCGTGCCCGCTGTGCTGGCTCAATTGCACGCCGCCGGGCTGCTGCACGCCGACCGCCCCACCGTGGCCGGGGGTACCCTGGCCGAGCAAATCCGGGACGCGGTGGTGCAGGACGACCGGGTCATTCGCCCGTTGGACGACCCCCATGCGCCCACGGGGGGGCTGGCCGTACTGTTCGGCAACCTGGCGCCCAACGGTGCGGTGATCAAGACCGGCGCGGTAGCGCCCCACATCCGCCGTCACACAGGCCCCGCGCGCATCTACGAAAGCCAGGACGACGCCATGCACGGCATCCTGGCCGGTGAGGTGCAGCCCGGCGAGGTGGTGGTCATCCGCTACGAGGGCCCCCGCGGCGGTCCCGGCATGCAGGAGATGCTGGCTCCCACCTCGGCCATCGCCGGGATGGGCCTGGGCGAGCAGGTGGCCCTCATCACCGATGGGCGCTTTTCCGGCGGTACCCGCGGGCTCTCAGTAGGGCACATCAGCCCCGAAGCCGCCGCCCGCGGCCCCATCGCGGCGTTGCAGCCCGGCGACATCATCACCATCGACCTGGACGCGCGCCGCATTGAGGTCCACCTGAGCGACGAAGACATCGCCCGTCGTCTCGCCGCCTTACCCCCCTTCACCCCCCGCACCCGGAGCAAGTGGCTGCGCCGCTACGCCCACTTCGTCACCAGCGCCGACCAGGGCGCTGTGCTCCATGAACCCAACGGTCGTTAG
- a CDS encoding response regulator transcription factor — translation MATEKPIRVLLADDHAVVRAGIRQFLEQDPRIEIVAEADDGLEAWAKIAETQPDVVVLDIQMPGASGIEVTRRIRQRYQGMGVLILTAYDDDPYVIAVLQAGANGYVLKTASPREIIQAVHEVYEGRSALEPAIAHKLLRRITAEARHPEVQPLTKRELEVLALVAKGYTNKAIAAQLHISDRTVQRHLAHIFDKLQSRSRTEAVMRAVSLGWLEIEA, via the coding sequence ATGGCGACCGAAAAACCGATTCGTGTTCTTTTGGCCGATGACCATGCTGTGGTCCGTGCGGGTATCCGACAGTTTTTGGAACAGGACCCGCGCATTGAGATTGTGGCCGAGGCCGACGATGGGCTGGAAGCCTGGGCCAAAATCGCTGAAACCCAGCCCGATGTGGTGGTGCTCGACATCCAGATGCCCGGCGCTAGTGGGATTGAAGTGACCCGGCGCATTCGGCAGCGTTACCAGGGGATGGGGGTGCTTATCCTGACCGCCTATGACGATGATCCCTATGTGATTGCGGTGCTGCAGGCCGGCGCCAACGGGTATGTCCTCAAGACAGCCAGCCCGCGGGAGATCATCCAGGCCGTGCATGAGGTGTACGAAGGCCGCTCTGCTTTGGAGCCGGCCATCGCTCACAAACTTTTACGGCGGATTACCGCTGAGGCCCGGCATCCTGAGGTGCAGCCGCTCACCAAACGCGAACTGGAGGTGTTGGCGCTGGTAGCGAAAGGCTACACCAACAAGGCCATCGCCGCCCAGTTGCACATCAGCGATCGTACGGTGCAGAGGCACCTGGCGCACATTTTCGACAAACTTCAGTCGCGCAGTCGCACCGAGGCGGTGATGCGGGCCGTCTCGTTGGGGTGGCTGGAGATCGAAGCATGA